GCCCTCGACGGGGTCGGCGCATTCCCCACTGCAACAGACGCGAACCCCGGCCTGGCCGCCTTTTTAGAAGAACTGATCGTCCGCCGCGAACTGGCCATGAACTTCGTTTTCTACAACCCCGCCTACGACCAATTCGCCGCCCTGCCCGCCTGGGCGCAGGCGACGTTGCATACGCACCGGTCCGATAGCAGAGAATTCAACTATACAAAGACGGAATTGGCCGAGGCCCGCACCCATGACCGCTACTGGAACGCCGCCCAGAAAGAACTCGTCCTGCGTGGCAAGATGCACGGCTACATGCGCATGTACTGGGGCAAGAAGATCCTCGAATGGACGGTCGATCCGGAGACGGCCTACCGGATCGCCGTCGAACTGAACGACACCTACGCCCTCGACGGTCGCGACCCCAACGGCTACACCGGCATCGCCTGGTGCTTCGGCAAGCATGACCGGCCCTGGGGCGAGCGGGCCATCTTCGGCAAAGTCCGTTACATGAACGCCGCCGGCCTGCGCCGTAAATTCGACATCGAGGCCTATGTCCGGCGTGTCGAAAACCTGGTCGATAGAAACGAAAAATCGCAAAATCCGGGGTTTGACAAATCCCGAGTGCCATGGTAAACTATGCCCCAAGAAATCCTATTAAATTAGTAGGGTATGTACGGGGCCTGTCCCCGATAGCGTTACAGTGTAAGACAGCGTTATGACCGAGAGGTGGTGCCATGAAACTCTCGACTAAGGGACAATACGGAGTGCGGGCGATGTTCGAACTGGCCATGCAGTACGGTCAGGGGCCCGTCTCCTTGAAGCTCGTCGCCGAGCGCCAGGACATATCGGAGCATTACCTCGAACAGATCATCGCCGGATTGCGCAAAGCCGGCCTCGTCAACAGCATCCGGGGCGCCCAGGGGGGCTATGTCCTCGCCAGGGAGCCCGCCGAGATCACCGTCGGCGACATCATCCGCGTCCTCGAAGGACCGGTGGCCCCCGTCGACTGTGTCAACGACGACATCCCCGAGCGCTGCACCCGCGCCAGCCAGTGCATCTCCAAGCGGGTCTGGGCAAAGGTGCGCGACTCGATCGAACAGGTCATCGATTCCATCACACTGGCGGACATGTGCAAAGACGCCGAAAAGATGAAGTATGACGAGGGCGCCTTCATGTACCACATCTAGCGAAACAGACAGTCTTTCGCT
This genomic window from Heliomicrobium undosum contains:
- a CDS encoding RrF2 family transcriptional regulator, with protein sequence MKLSTKGQYGVRAMFELAMQYGQGPVSLKLVAERQDISEHYLEQIIAGLRKAGLVNSIRGAQGGYVLAREPAEITVGDIIRVLEGPVAPVDCVNDDIPERCTRASQCISKRVWAKVRDSIEQVIDSITLADMCKDAEKMKYDEGAFMYHI